Below is a window of Pseudodesulfovibrio sp. 5S69 DNA.
GACTGGCCCGAGCCCTTTTGCGCCAGGAACTGGGAGTCGAAATCGTTCAGGTTCTGCATGACCACGGCCAGGGACCCCTCGCAGCGCCGGAGCACGTTGCGGAACCGCTCCTCGGCGTCGCCCAAGTCCTCCACGCCCAGGTGGAAGAGCACGGGCAGGATCTTGGCGTCGGTCGAGATGGCCGGCGGGATGTGCGCGCCCTTGGCCAGGACCGTCTCCTCGACCAGGGTACGGTAGTTGTCCACGTCGCCGTTGAGCACGAACATGGTCTTTTCCAGGCCCGTGGACATGTCGCCCTCGACCAGCCCGTCCACCGGGTGGCAGTTGGGCACAGAGATGATCCCGTTGGAGGCCCAGCGGGTGTGGGCGATGATGTTGAGCGTTTGCAGGCCTGCGGACATGGCCCACAACAGTTCGTCATGCTTGATGAATTCTCTGAGCGCCGCGCCGTTGTCCCCGAGCTGGCCGACCAGTTGGGCGACCTTGTACAGGAAACGGCAGGCGGTCCGGCCGTCGTCCAGCTTGCGCACCAGCACCTGCCGGGTGTCCGCGTTGTTGATGGACGAGCGGTCGGCCAGCTCCTGTTTCTGCGTCGGGGTCAGACCGGCCTCCGGGTCCACGCCCGCGGGCAGGACAAAGGCCAGGGCCACGCCCGCCGAGTCGCGGCCGCGCACCTCAAGCTTGTCGATGGACTGGAGCACCTGCTCGGCCCCCCAGGCCAGGAAATGCCGGTCGCGAGCCTCGACGTCCGCGGCCAGATCGGCGGGCATGAGCGCCAGCGTCCGGTCCACGTTGACCAGCACCTCGCGCTCGATCTGCCACAGATAGTCGTCCAGCGCCTCGCGCAGCGACTCCAGCTCGTCCGTGCGCGGCCCCTGCTCCAGCTTCACGGCCGCCGCGTTGCGCAACGCCCGGATGGTGTCCCGGATGCTCGACAGCGCCCGCCGCGCCTCGCCGTCCTCCACCAGCCGCATGTGCAGCCCGAAGGACATGAGTTCGTAAAACCGCCCGGCCAACTCCCCGAGCGGCGTGGCCGCCGCCAGGAGATCCGGGGTCTCGCGCACCGCGGAAAAGGCGGAGTCGAGGCCGCCGAGCCAGGACACGTCCGGCACGGCCAGCCAAAGCCTGTTGCTCAAAAAACTCGCGATTCCGCACATGGTTTTCTCTCTCCTTGCTGCAACATACGGCGCTAGCGCTTGTATTTGTCCTCAAGACGGACGATGTCGTCCTCGCCCAGGTAGCTGCCAGTCTGGACCTCGATGAGTTCCAGGGGAATCTTGCCCGGATTTTCCAGGCGGTGAATGTTGCCCAGCGGGATGTACGTGGATTCGTCCTCGCAGAGGATGGATTCGTTCTCGCCGTTGACGATCCGGGCGGTTCCCTTGACCACTACCCAGTGCTCGGCCCGATGGAAATGCTTTTGCAGGGACAGGACCTCGCCCGGCTTGACGATGATCCGCTTGACCTGGAAGCGGTTGTCCGCCGAGATGGACTCGAAGCTGCCCCAGGGGCGGTACACGATCTTGTGCGCCTCGGTCTCAGGGCGGCCGGCCTCCTTGAGGCGATGGATGACCGACTTCATGTTGTCCAGCTTGTCGTTGGCGGCGACGAAGACCGCGTCCGGAGTCTCCACCACGGTGGTGTCGCGCAACCCCAGAGTAACCACCAGCCGGCTCGACGAGCGCACGTAGCAGTTGCCGGTGTCCTCGGCCACCACGTCGCCGAGCAGGCTGTTGCCCGCCTCGTCGCTGGGGTGCATGTCGTGCAGGCTCTTCCAGGATCCGAGGTCGCGCCAGTCCATGTCGATGGGAACCACCTCGATGTCACCCACCTTCTCCATGACCGCGTAGTCGATGGAATCCGACGGGCACTGCCCGAACTCCTCTTCGCCCAACCGAATGAAGTCCAGGTCCTGGTAGCTGTTCTCCACGGCGGTCCGGCAGTTCTTAAGAATGTCGGGGGCGTGGGCGGCCAGGGCATCCAGATAGCTTGAAGCCTTGAACAGGAAGATGCCGCTGTTCCAGAGATATTCACCCGATTTCAGGTATTCCTCGGCAACCTCGCGCTTCGGCTTCTCCACGAAGCTGTCCACGGCGGAGACGCCCCCGGCTGCGGATTGTCCCTTGCGGATATATCCGTACCCGGTATGGGGGTGGTCCGGGACCACGCCGAAGCAGACGAAATGTCCCTGCGCAGCGCGCTCATAGCCCAGAGCCACGGCGCGGGCAAAGGCCTCGCCGTCGGCGATGGAGTGGTCCGCGGGCATGATCAGCAGGACCGGGTCGCCGCCGTGTTCCATGAGGGCGGCCACGGCCGCGGCCGGGGCGGTGTTGCGCCCGAAGGGCTCCAGGACCATGCGCCCGGACGTGCCGAGCTTGCGTAACTGTTCGGCCACCAGGAAGCGGTGCTCGTTGTTGCAAACCACGATGGGTTCCTCGGCCTCGGGCAGGGACATGCACCGAGCCACGGCGTCGGCAAAGAGCACGCGCCCCTCGGAAACCTCGATGAACTGCTTGGGGTACAGGGTCCGGGACAGGGGCCACAGGCGGGTGCCTTCCCCACCGCAAAGTATGACTGGTTGTAAAGAGTTCAAGTTCCCTCCTCCACGTTACTGTTGAAAAACCTGCACGGAACGCTGTACGAGACGGCAGGTTAATCCCCTCGGATGCCGTGCCGCTTCATCAGATCGTAAAGCGTCGGGCGGCTCACGCCCAGTGCCCCCGCGGCCTTGGCCACGTTGCCGGAGTGGCGGTTCAGGGCGGATTCGACCATGTCCCGCTCCAGCAGGGAGCGGGCCTCTTTGAGGGAAATGTCATCGGCCCGCTGCCGGGCTCGTACAGCTTCATCCGGGCTCAACCCCAGGTCCTCAGGGGTAATCGTCGGACCATTGGCCATGATCACCGCCCGCTTGACGCGGTTTTCCAACTCCCGGATGTTGCCGGGCCATTCGTAGCCCCGAATGCTGTCCATGGCCTCGCGGCTGAAATTCTTGATGTCCTTGCGTGGGCCAATGTTGACGCTCTTGTTGAAGTAGTTGGCCAGCAGCTCGATGTCATCGCCGCGTTCCCGCAGGGGCGGCAGGGCGATGTTCATGACCCCGATGCGGTAGAACAGGTCCTCGCGAAGGGTTCCGTTGGCCATGGCCTCGTTGATGTCTATGTTGGTGGCCGTGATGATGCGCACGTCCACGCCGATGTCCTTGCGCCCGCCCACGCGGGTGATGACCATCTCCTGCAGAAAGCGCAGCAGCTTGACCTGCAACTGCATGGGCATCTCGCCCACCTCGTCGAGGAACAGCGTCCCCTTGTCCGCATACTCCACCTTGCCCTTGACCGTCTTGTTCGCGCCGGTAAAGGCCCCCTTCTCGTGACCGAACAGTTCGGATTCCAGCAGGTTTTCCGGGATGGCTCCGCAGTTGATGCAGACCATCTCCTTGTCCGCGCGCAGGCTTTTCTTGTGGATGGCGCGGGCAACCAATTCCTTGCCGGTCCCGGATTCGCCGGTAATCAGCACCGGCACGTCCGAGGAGGCCACGCGCTCTATCTGCGTGAATACCTGGCGGATGCCGGGGCACTCGCCGACGATGCCCAGTTCGTTGACCGACTGCTGGCGCAGATTGCGATTCTCGGTCTCCAGGGTCTGCAGGTACATGGCCCGGTCCACGATGACCTTGAGCTCGTTCAGGTCGATGGGCTTCTTGTAGTAGTCGTAGGCCCCGAGCTGCACGGCCTTGAGCGCCGCGTCGTGCTCCTCGTTGCCGGTGATGACGATGACCTTGGCCAGCGGATTGAGGCGCAGGATTTTGCCCAGCACCCGCAGCCCCTCCTCCACGCCGTTTTCAAAGGGCGGCAGGCCCAGGTCCAGGGTGACCACTTCGGGCTGATGCTTTTCGAACAGCGCGAGTCCTTCCGCGCCGTCGCAAGCGAAGAGCAGTTCGTAGTTGGAGCGCGACAGCCCCCACTTGAGCTGCCGGCGGACTTCTTCGTTGTCGTCTATGATGAGTAGTTTTTGCATAGGCACGTTATGGCTGATCGCCGCTTAGTCGTTAGCTCCGGAAGGATCGGGCAGCACCACGCTGAACACGGCCCCGCCGGCATCGCCGGACGTGGCATAGAGCCCCCCGCCGTGGGCCTCGACGATCCGCTTGCTCTGGTACAGGCCGATGCCCATGCCCTTCTTCTTGGTTGTCTTGAAGGGCACGAACAATCCCTCCCTGAGGATCTCCTCGTCGATGCCGCGGCCGTTGTCGATGACCCGGAACACCGGTCCGTTGTCGTATTCCACCAGGACGGTGAACCGGTTGCTCTCCCCGGCCTCCAGAGCGTTCAGGAAAAGATTGAGAGCCACCTTGCGCATCTGCTCCACGTCCACGCGGGCCCGGACTCCGCCGCCCTTGAATTCTATCTCGGCATCGGGCACCTGCCGGGCGGCGTCCCGGGCCATGTCCATGAGATCGATCTCCTCCAGCTTGAGGGAGTCGTTCTTGGGGATATTGGTCAGTTGCGCGATGAGCTCGTTCATACGGGCAACGATGTTGCCCAGGGAATCGAGCATGTCTTCCTGAAATTCCTTGTCGTTGATGAACTCCCGCGCGTTATCCACCAGCAGGGAGAGGGGATAGACCTGGTTCTTGAGGTCGTGCAGGACAAAGGCGGCCACCTTGCCGAACCCTTCCATGTCCCGAGCCTCGGCCAGTTCGTCGCCCAGGCGGATGTTCATGACCAGGGCGGCCACTTGACCGGCTACGGTCTCCATCAGTTCGCGGTCCTCTACGTCGTAGTGCTCCAGAGGATTGATGGGCGAGCCGAGCATAAGCAGCCCGTGCAGGACGTCGTCGGTCATTATCGGCAGGATGAAGCGAATCTTCCGATCCTTGAGGAAGGTGTCCACCTCCTCCTCGAACTCCATAGGCTCCGCCTTGAGGTCCAACAGGCCGGGCCTCTTGCCCAGCCGCTCCACCAGGACGGACTTGTGCGGCAAAGCCAGTCTGGACTCGTCCATCTCGTGGAACAGGACCGGGGAATAATCCCTGCTGTGACGGCCCTGAAGAAACATGGCCCCACCGCCGATGCCGAAAATCTCGCAATAGAAAATCAGTATGTTGCGGTACAGTTCGTCGCGGCTGCCCGAGTTGACCACGCGACTGGTGAACTTCTTCCACTCGTCGCGGTAGTCGTACTTGTCGCCGTAGAAATTGCGCTGGATGAACAACCGGATCTTCCGCCGGATGCCCTCGGACAGCATACAGGCGATCAGGGCCAGGCCGCCGAAGAAGGTTACGGTCATAAAGGCCACGGTGCTGAAGTCGCTGCCGAAGAGCTTGATGCCCTCGCCTATGACCCCCACGCCCAGCAGAAACAGGGCGAAGAACAGAAAGACGAAGGAGCGGAAGGCAATCTGGCGCGAGATGACGATGTGTTCGTCGCTCCCCCGGCTCAATTCGGAATACATGATCAGCAACATGCCGACGCCGGTGCCCCAGGCGCGCTGGAGCAGGTAGTCCATGTCCATGGACCGCAGCATCAGACTCTGGCTGAAATAGAGCATGTAGGTGGCGATGATCGCCCCGGCTCCGAGGATGGCGAACTTGATTTTCCACTTGATGCCGTGGCGAGCGCTGGTCACCGTCATCTCGAGGTTGAACAGGCTGACGGCCATGAACAACAGGATCTGGAGGTAGAAAAAGAAGGCCGGGGGCTCCAGGAACAGGACGCGGTCCATCTCGAAATCCGGGGAATAGAAGAACTCGGAGGCCGGGAAGACGACGGTCATGATCAGGGGGATGAAGGAGAAGATCAACAGGACCTTCTGCATGACCGGCATGCGTTTCAGGGAAAACTCTCGGTTGTAGGCCTGACTGAAGACCAGGAGCACGGGACACAGGGCGGCCTCGAGCCACAAGGCCGGACGCTTGTAGGCCAGGAAGGACGAAGCGTGCTCCATGGCCAGCAGGTCCAGGACGTTCAGGACGGCCAGGACCCACAGGGCCGCCGCCAGGGTCAGGCGGGAAAAGGACACCCCGTTGTGGACCATGGTGTACACCGGATACAGGACCAGAATGGCCGCCACCAGTATTTGGGTCACCATCATCGACGTCATCGTTTATCTCCGTGCCGCCGGGGCAGGCAGGAATGCCTCGACCTCCGGATAGGCGGCCTCGGCAAAGTCGTGCAGGGCCCGTTCGGCCATCCCGTCCCTGTCGGAAATCTCGGTGGACATGCGGACAAAGGCGCTGTCCCGCCTGCGGCTGGTCATGGAGCCCAGGATCTCGGCCAGCTTGAGGGAGTATTCATTGGTCACGACCTTGCCGCTGACCTGGAACCAGTAGAGCATGGTCACGGTCTTGTCGTCCTTGTCGTAGGCCGCCAGGACCGCCTTCATCTTCCGGCCGTCCAGGGTCACCGGCACGGTCTTGTCGACCCGCTGCAGCCAGCCGCCGCCGGGCAGGCAGTTGCGCGGGGAATGGATGGGACCGGCGTCCGGCCCTCCGTCGTGATATCCGAGGTACAGCTCGACCTCCCTGCCCCGGTCGTCCCGGTACAGCCTGGACACGTAGCCCGTGGCCTTGAGGTTCTTGAGAATGGCCGAACCGAAACGCCATTCGTGGATCATGTGCCACCGCCCGACCGTGGTCGGGAATTCGTCCAGGGAGCGGGTCAGGGGCACGGCCAGATCATTATGGAAATGGATGAACGCCCCGGCGCACAGGACGAGCACGCAGACAAGAAGTATCCTAGGCTTCACGGCGTTTCTCCCAGAGCTTGAGCACGAAACACGTCCCGCCCAGAAAGACCATGGCCATGGCGAAAACGGCCAGTCCGGCAAACTCGTGGAAAAAGCCCTCGGCCGCGGCCTGTCCGAAATGGCGCGCCAGCATGCCGGTGGCCACCACCCGAAGGATGTTGGTCAGGACGGCGAAGGGGATGGATGAAAGCACGAGCAACCAGCGGGTCCAGGGGGATTTGAGCATCAGGAAGGCCAGGGTAACGGCCAGGGCGATGAGAGAAACCAGGGAACGCAGCCCGCTGCACGCGTCGGCCACCTCGAGGACGATGTTGGGAAAGGCGATGATGTTGCCCTCCCGCCACACGGCGTAGCCCATTAATTTGAGCGAACCCACGGACACCTTGGCCACGAACAGCTTGAGCGGAAACGCCATGGCATCATAGAGGATATAGGGCAGCGGCACCATGAGGACCAGGTAGGCCAGGGGCAGCCGGAGTCGCTTGAAGACACCGGCTCCGAAGAGATAGAGGACGCATCCGGCCAGGACCACGATCAACGACAGACGCATGTTGAAGAATTCCGTCCCCAGCCAGGCGAAGACCAGTTGCGCCAGCCCCAGAAAAATGACCGGAAGCCCCCAATAGGAGGGTTTGACCTCGATCTCCTTGAGAATGTCCCAATCCCGCCAGACAAACCAGGCGGCAATGATTGGAATGAGAAACCCGTGGGAATAGTTGTCGTCCAGATACCAGTTGGCGACCATCCGCTGGATGATGGCCCAGTATACCGCCCCCAAAACAAGCGGCACGGCCGGCAGCCACCATTTGTACCTGTCCAGTGTCTCGCTAAGCGTCATCATGCTTCCGTCACCCGATCCCCCGGCTCAAGCCGGCTTTTCCGCACAAAAAAAGTGCTCGATCTTCTGCGTTGTCCAAACGATCTGCACTTGCTCGCCACCGACCCCAGTTTGCCTTTCGGGATTTCAGCTCCATCTCGAAGCCGGTCGGACGGGCATGCGCCCTGCCGCAAATCTGTCGCAAACGTGTGGTCACTCGGTGTCTCCGAAATCCCTGTGGCCGGGATCGGGCTCGTCTGTTATGCGCTTCTTGTCTCTGCTACCTCCCCATATCCTCAGTGTACCCAGGACAAAGAAATTCCCAAGGTGTTGGATACGTAGTCCTCCGCATACCGCTCCGCATCGTTGTCCTTGAAACGATAGTTGAGGCTGCAGGTGAAGTCTTCCGAGAGTGCGTAACGCAGGTTGGCCAACAGGAACAGGTACTTGTCGCTGTCCGGATTCGTATCCATTTCCATGTAGACATTGTAGTCGAGCCCCAGCCGCTCCGTGAGTACGTGCGATCCCTGTATGCTCGGCCGCCAGTAAGTCGTCCTGCTGGAGGTGGTTTCCGATTGGTAATCCCGGTATTCCAATTTGATGCCGACGTGCCCCCGCTTGTACTGATGATCCAGCCCCACCCCGTGGTTGAATTGGTTCTTGGTCACGGCCGATTTCGGATCCTCCGAGAAGCTCATCTCGGTATAGGCTGTGGCGATCAGCGTATCGGTAAAGGCATGCGTGATGCGCAACGAATAGGGGACGTACTGCTTGTCCGAGGAGCCCTCGATGACATAATCCGTGTAGGTGGGCGAGATGCTCATCTCCACGAAGGAGTTCTCCGCATACGCGTACTCGGCCCCAAAGGTGGTGCTGTAGCGATTGAATCCGCCCTCCTCGAACCGAGGAGCCTGTTTGTCGTAAGCCGCGCCTACCTGAAGGGACAGCCGCTCGGTCAACTCGTGGTTCACATTGGCATAGAGAGAGTACACCCGCTTGTCCACATTGCCCTCTTTCGCATACCAAATATCCTGAAACCGGCCGCCCGTTGTCAACATCGTCCGTTCCTGCAAGGGGAAACTGAAATACGGATTGAGGGTAAAGGTGTTCTGGTCCGTGGTCCCATTGCTGGTATCGCCTTCCGGCACATCGCCCCTGTTCACATTTTCGTAAACTTTTTGATACGTGTCGGAAACGTCTACGTAAAAAAGGTCTTTGACGGCTTCCACGGCCAGTGCCGAATTCAGATAGTTGTTGTACTCGTCGCCCTTCACCTTGTTGCGGTAACGTTTGTGCTCGAAATCGTAGGACAGGTTCATGAGCACCCTGCTGTGGTCGTACGTCATGCTCAGGCCGGGTTTGACGATGGCCAACCAGTCCCCTTTCCCGCCTTTGGTCTGCTCCACATTGTCGTTGTACTCCCCCGTCACCCGTATACGGGGATGAAAGGTCAGATCCGCGGCCGACGCCACCGGGCACAGGCACGCAAGAAGCAGCGCGGTCACAATCAGTTTCGGGAGGGTTGATGGCATCACGGGTTCCAGAAAAATCAAAACGGTTTATGTCCGAACGATAAAAAAACGCCTCAGATATACTCTGCTTTACGTTCAACATCAAATATTTGCAAGTGTCCGGCGCCATATTATTCCCCTCCGAACAACAGCCTGTAGGCCCAACTTCTCTTGCGGGGCCGCTCGGGCTCCTCGGCGGGCCGGGCCGGGGTTTCCATCCGGGTGAGCATCACCCGATCCGGCATGGAGAGCCTTAACCCTTCGAGTTGCTGCCTCTGCAAAGCGACCTGCTTTTCCAGCTCCTCGATTCGGTCCAGGAGACCCACCATGGTCGAGGGGGAATTTCTGTTCTCCTGGCGCTCGAGATAATCCATCCGGTCCTCGAGAGTACGGATGGCGCGCAGGACCTTCTGGGCCTGGCCGGGCATGCTGCGTCCACGGCTCTGAACCATGCCGGAGGCAGGCCGTTTACTTTTCTTTTCCGGCCAGTATTGCCGCTCGAAATCCAGTTCCGCGATGATCTCGGTCACGTCCTGCTCCCCGACCTCGCGCCGACCGGCGGCAAAGGCGTCGATAAGCAGATAGTCGCACAGGATATTGATGAGCCGGGGGACCCCTCGGGTCTGCTCGGCGATCAGGGCAAACGCTTCGTCGGAAAAATCGACAGCTTCCCGGTTGCCCGCGCATTCCATACGGTAAAGGATATAGTCCCTAACCTCGTCGGGCTTGAGCGGCGACAAATGGCAACCGATCTGGATGCGCTGGCGCAGTTGCAACAAGGTCGGGCTGTTGAGCGTCTCTTTGAGTTCGGGCTGACCCGCGAGAATGATCTGCAACAGCTTCCCGCCGTCCGTCTCCAGGTTGGAGAGCATGCGCACCTCCTCCAGGAGTTCGGCGGACAGATTCTGAGCCTCGTCGATGATCAGGACGCACCGCTTGCCCAGGGCGTACTGGTCAATGAGGAATTCATTCAGCTCCCGCACCAGGGCGGCTTTGGTCCGCCCTTCGGTTTCGAGACCGAAATCGTCGTTGATCATGGTCAACAGTTGATGGGAGTCTACCTTGGTGTTGGTCACCTTGGACAGGACCACATTGTCCAGGTGGTCCTTGATCAGCAACCGGATCAGCGTGGTCTTGCCGGCGCCCACGTCGCCGGTGAGCAGGATGAACCCCGCCCGTTCCTCGATACCGTACCGCAGGTACGACAACGCCTTGCCGTGGGTCCGGCTCAAATAGAGCAGGTCCGGATTCGGCAGGAGGTCGAACGGCTTGGAGCCAAAATTAAAGAATTCTTCGTACATTAGGATCCGGTCATGTCCGTTTAGCTGGCATAGTGGTAGTACTTGTACTTCATGTACGCGTCCGTGTTCAGGCTGCGGTGCGTCCGGCTGGCCTGTGTGTACACCGCGCCAAGGATGTTGGCCCCCTGCAAGGCTTCGATGGTATCCCGCAGGTCCGCCTGGGACGCCTGCCCCTCCTTGATGACCAGGACCACAGCGTCGGCCAGGCGGCTCAGGTTGCGTGATTCGGCAAAGGGCAGCACCGGCGGCGAGTCGATGATGATGTAGCGGTCGGCGTACCGATTCTTCATCTCGGCCAGGGACTCGGTCATCCGTTTGGAGGCCAGGAGCTCGCCCACGTTGGGCACGACCGAGCCTGCGGGCAGGAAGGAAAGCTTGCCGATGCCGGTCTTGACCAGTCCCTTGCTGATGGGAGAGCCGTCGACCAGGCAGTCGGACAGGCCGTAGCCGTTCTCCATGCACAGGAGTTCATGGCAACTGGGGGAGCGGATATCGGCGTCCACCAGCAGCACGGTGTGGTCGAACTCCTGGGCCAGGCTGATGGCCAGGTTCACGGCGGTCACGCTCTTGCCCTCCCCGACCGTTCCGCTGGTCACCAGGATGGTGTTCTGGAACCCCTCGCGCTTGGTCTTCCGGACCAGGATCTGCTTGAGCTTGCGGAATTCCTCGGCGGCCAGAGAGACCGGTTCGTTCATGGCCACCAGCATGCGCTGCTGCCGTGCCCGGTCCAGGCAATCCGACTGCACCGGCAATAAATCCAGGGAAGGCTTTTCCACGGGGCCTGCGGCCTCCATGACGGGTGCCGTGACGGCCGCCTTCTCCGGCTCCCGGCGCCGGGTCTCGTCCCGTTTCTCCGAAGCCTTCTTCAGTGCGTCTTCTATTCTGCTCATGCCTTATATCCTCCATTGCTGCACGACGGCCGCGCCTTTCTCGATCAACTTGTCGACAATACCCAGGCTCAGAAACTCCGTGCCGAAGAAAGCCAGGACAATCAGAAAGCCCACGGCACCGATAAGATAAATTCGAAGATTGCGCCGGGAGATCTTTCGTTCCTCCTCGACGTTCTTGAGCTTGGGGATGACCGCGAGCACCGGGATGCCGAACGCGCGCAAATCATCCACGTTCTTGATGGACGGATCGATGAGATCCATAAGGAAAATCACCCCGAAAGCGATGCCCACCCCGGCGGCCATGCCCGCGAGCATGATCAGGGGACGGTTGGGGCTGGCCGGGATGGTCGGGACCACCGCCGGGTCGAGCACCCGGAAGGAGACCGCCTTGTCCTGCAGTTCCATCTCCTTGGAGACCTCGGACTGCCCATAGCGGGAGACCAGCTTCTCGTAGATGATGACCTCGTTCTGCTCCTTGCGCTGAAGCTCCTGCAACTGGGCCTGAGCCTTGGGCAGCTGATCCAGGAGGGCCTTGTTTGCCGCGATCTCCTCTTCGATATTTTTCTTCTGGGCCTTCAGGGCCTTTATCTGAACTTTAATATGCTGGTATTCCGGCGAGCTGTAGATGAGGGACAACTCCTCCTCGCCGTTGTGCGCTATCTGCCGCTTGGTCTCGGCAATGGCGCTCTCCAACTGTTTCACCTGCGGATGATTTTCGGTGTAGCGGGCAAGCATATCATTCAAGGCCTGTTCCTGTTTCCTCAGGCGAGTTCGGGAAGGTGAATTGGTCAACAACACCTTGCGTGAGGCCTCCTGAGAGTTCATTTGAATATCTATGGCCTTGATCTCATCCTCTCCTCTCTCGATCTCGCGCCTGACCGTGTATTCGTTGGTGGCCAGCACCTTGCCCGAAGCCACCTTGAAGTCCTCGATATTCTTCCTTGCCTCGTCGATGCGCTTTTTAAAAACGTCGATCTGCTCGGCCAGGAAGCGGGTTGCTTCGAAGGACTCCTTGCGCTTGTTGGACACGCTGTCCTCAATATAGACGCGGGTCAGGGTATTGACCACGTCCCGTGCGAGCACCGGGTCGGTATCCGCGAAACGGATGTCGAACACCCCGCGCCTCTCGTCCAGTCCGATTCGAATCCGCCCGCGCAGACTCGCGATCAGCCCATCCAGGGAGACTTTGTTCTTGAGGCTCACATCGAGGTCCAGCCCTTGGATGACCTTGGAGAGCATGTTGCGGCTGAGCATGGTCACCTTGATGGCCTTGATCTTGGTGTCCATGGACGGCGTGACCGCGATACCCTTGACCAGGTCGCTGATGACGTTTTCTTCGATGAAGACGATACTCTTGGCCTCGTACTTCTTGGGCAGGACGTAGCTCGTGACGACGGCCGCGAACATGACCGTCAAGGCGATGAATACAAACAATCCCTTGCGCTCGCCCACCAGGTGGACGTAGCGCATGATGTCGAATGAGGCGTCAGGCCCCGACGTATCGAATTTGTTGTCCGTCATCGGTTCAGCCTAGAAGAAGCTTTCACTGGCGACGATATAGTCGCCCGCCTGGAGCAGGACATTCTGGCTCAGATCACCTTTTTTGATCAGGTCCTTGGTCTTGACGGGAATGGTGATCTTCTTGTCGCCGTCCTTGCGGATGATCAGGACCTCGTCCTCATCCGCGTATTTGCTGAAACTGCCCGCCTGGAGCAGGGCGTCCAGGACGGTGAAACCCTCATGGAAAAAGATCGCCTTAGGCTGATTCACCGCGCCGATGACAAAAACATTGCGCTCATATTTCACCGGCAGAAAAATCATGTCCCCGGGTTCGAGTTGAATATCCTTGTCGAATTCACCCTTGCTGAACAGTCCGGAAAAATCGGACATAACCTTTTTCCCCTCGCGATAGACATAGGCCTTGGTCAAATCTGCCGCATCCAGGGAGCCCACCGAGGCGAGCACGTGCAGCAGGGTAGTGCGCTGCGGCATGTCGTACACCTGCGGCTGGACGCCGCCGCCCACCACGAAGACGCGGCTGTTGACGCTCTTGAGCAGGGAGATGCTGACGATGGGACTCTTGACCAGTTTGGAAAGCTGTACAGTGACTTCCTTTTTCAACTCGGGCACGGTCTTGCCTGCGGCCATGATGTCATCGATGCCCGGCATGGACATCTTTCCGTCGGGACGGACGATGACGGTGGACTTGAGTTCATCCTCGCCCCACACGTGTACGGACAGAGTGTCTCCTTCACCCACGACGTAATCCTCCGCATGGGCCAGGACGGGCAAACACAATACGACCAGCAACACCAGCAACAATTTTTTCACGGGATCACCTCATTCCTTGCCTACCGGCCCATCTTCTTCAACACGACCGACACGGTCTTGAACATAATCTTGAAGTCGAACCAAAGGGAATAGTTTTTAATGTAATACAGGTCATAGCGCAATTTTTCAAAGGCGTCCTCCACGGAGGCCCCATACGGATAGGAGACCTGCGCCCAGCCGGTAATCCCCGGCT
It encodes the following:
- a CDS encoding polysaccharide biosynthesis/export family protein, giving the protein MKKLLLVLLVVLCLPVLAHAEDYVVGEGDTLSVHVWGEDELKSTVIVRPDGKMSMPGIDDIMAAGKTVPELKKEVTVQLSKLVKSPIVSISLLKSVNSRVFVVGGGVQPQVYDMPQRTTLLHVLASVGSLDAADLTKAYVYREGKKVMSDFSGLFSKGEFDKDIQLEPGDMIFLPVKYERNVFVIGAVNQPKAIFFHEGFTVLDALLQAGSFSKYADEDEVLIIRKDGDKKITIPVKTKDLIKKGDLSQNVLLQAGDYIVASESFF